The Nitrospira sp. KM1 genome includes a window with the following:
- a CDS encoding dicarboxylate/amino acid:cation symporter, producing the protein MIDRVPSQETSSTSENRSRLPLYTQVLIAVACGTLLGILFGQQPYLFGLRNEHLGKLGLFVITVLKTLAIPLIFFAILDSFLRTNLPLRQGTRLIAICLINVTVAMTIGLLIMNLWEPGLSWKGRVEELLNVVPDSKAAPAVAAAQPDDGNAFERIASYIPRTMLQPFSSNNVIGVVILALLLGVTFRRLHAKPDRTGSAKDRLAWVIERIYQFLVKILEWIILVVPFAVFGVLAYVVGRSGAGVFPVVAVFLAAIMAGLTIHAFVYYPLVAWLIGRKTPKEYIGKGADAIMTAVSCNSSLATVPVTLRCLDRMHVSPESARLAACVGTNLNNDGITLYEAMAALFLAQALGYDLPVTSQLLIVLASIMAGAGVAGIPEAGLIVLPLVLSAAGLPDHVIVAAIPLIMTVDWILARARSGVNVMSDMLVAILLDAVQQRRQSGH; encoded by the coding sequence TTGATCGATAGAGTGCCGTCTCAGGAGACGTCATCAACGTCGGAGAATCGCTCCCGCCTGCCGCTCTACACGCAAGTGCTCATCGCTGTGGCCTGTGGAACCCTGCTGGGAATCCTTTTCGGCCAGCAGCCGTATCTGTTCGGCTTGCGCAACGAACATCTCGGCAAGCTCGGGCTGTTCGTGATTACCGTCCTGAAGACACTCGCCATTCCGCTCATCTTTTTTGCCATTCTCGATTCGTTTCTTCGCACGAATCTGCCATTGCGGCAGGGTACCAGGCTGATCGCCATTTGCCTGATCAACGTGACGGTTGCCATGACCATCGGTCTGCTCATCATGAACCTGTGGGAGCCCGGTCTCTCCTGGAAAGGCCGCGTCGAGGAACTGCTGAATGTCGTACCCGATTCAAAGGCGGCGCCGGCTGTCGCAGCGGCACAACCAGATGATGGAAATGCGTTTGAGCGGATTGCATCCTACATTCCACGGACGATGTTGCAGCCGTTTTCAAGCAACAACGTCATCGGCGTCGTGATCCTGGCCTTGCTCCTGGGCGTCACGTTCCGCCGCCTCCACGCCAAACCCGACCGCACCGGCAGCGCCAAAGATCGCCTCGCCTGGGTCATCGAGCGGATCTATCAGTTCCTCGTGAAGATATTGGAATGGATCATCTTGGTCGTGCCGTTTGCGGTATTCGGCGTACTGGCCTACGTGGTGGGCCGATCCGGGGCCGGGGTGTTTCCCGTGGTCGCCGTGTTTCTCGCCGCAATCATGGCCGGCCTGACGATCCATGCATTTGTGTACTACCCATTGGTCGCATGGCTCATCGGGAGGAAAACCCCGAAGGAGTATATCGGGAAAGGGGCCGATGCGATCATGACCGCCGTCTCGTGCAATAGCAGTCTCGCCACCGTACCCGTCACGCTCCGGTGTCTCGACCGCATGCACGTCTCGCCCGAGTCGGCCCGCCTTGCCGCTTGTGTGGGTACGAACTTGAACAACGACGGGATTACGTTGTATGAGGCGATGGCGGCGCTCTTTCTTGCGCAGGCCCTCGGGTACGATTTACCGGTGACCAGCCAGCTCCTGATCGTGTTGGCCTCGATCATGGCTGGAGCCGGCGTTGCCGGTATTCCCGAAGCCGGGTTGATCGTCTTGCCGCTCGTGCTCTCGGCTGCCGGACTGCCCGATCACGTCATCGTGGCGGCCATCCCGCTCATCATGACCGTCGACTGGATCCTGGCCAGGGCGCGTTCCGGGGTCAACGTGATGAGCGACATGCTGGTCGCGATTCTGCTCGATGCCGTGCAGCAGAGGCGGCAGTCCGGACACTGA
- a CDS encoding YncE family protein, whose amino-acid sequence MSTLRLLSLTIGLIVTCLSPVSAEILALVNYESKPDQKVRREGIAIMEIDPDSADFGKILMEIPLPSDLVAHHIFFNRDRSKFYVTALGKSLLHVVDLTKFPYRLHAIGVPDCQVGEDLVVSEDNKTWFLTCMGSSNVIMGDAVNDRPTKTVSTSDPAVATILYPHGIAIHNGIDRVLVTSTVKPDMSDAGESVTVLEASTGKVLSTHKISTKPSPAKSAPVEIMFSPNANPPVVHITNMLEGTLWAGVWDSSAKAFSFTQIDDFGPREQGMPLEMLYNAKADRLYVTTAKPGFVNLYDNSDPRKPKFLKTIPAAAGAHHSVLSPDERYLFVQNSLLNLDGMSDGSITVIDLKNDTVMGSIDTLKSAGFNPNCIMLLPNHFQKGSMRASAK is encoded by the coding sequence ATGAGCACGCTCCGGCTCCTCTCGCTCACCATTGGGTTGATTGTGACCTGCCTGTCGCCGGTATCGGCGGAGATTCTCGCGCTGGTCAACTACGAAAGTAAGCCGGATCAAAAGGTACGGCGCGAAGGGATTGCGATCATGGAAATCGATCCCGACTCGGCTGACTTCGGAAAAATCCTGATGGAGATTCCCCTGCCTTCCGATCTCGTCGCACACCATATTTTCTTCAACCGCGACCGGTCGAAGTTTTATGTCACCGCGCTGGGCAAGAGCCTGCTCCACGTCGTGGATCTGACCAAATTTCCTTACCGGCTGCACGCCATCGGCGTACCGGATTGCCAGGTCGGCGAGGATCTCGTGGTGTCCGAGGACAACAAGACATGGTTCCTCACCTGCATGGGATCCAGTAACGTGATCATGGGCGATGCGGTGAATGATCGACCGACCAAGACAGTCAGCACGTCCGATCCCGCGGTCGCGACAATTCTCTATCCGCATGGCATTGCGATTCACAATGGCATCGACCGCGTGCTCGTGACGAGCACCGTCAAGCCTGACATGTCGGACGCGGGGGAGTCGGTGACCGTGCTGGAAGCCAGCACCGGGAAAGTCCTCTCGACGCATAAGATCTCGACCAAACCCTCTCCTGCCAAATCGGCCCCGGTCGAAATCATGTTTTCGCCGAATGCCAATCCGCCGGTGGTGCACATTACCAACATGTTGGAAGGAACGCTCTGGGCCGGCGTCTGGGATTCGAGCGCCAAGGCCTTCTCGTTCACTCAGATCGATGATTTCGGTCCCCGTGAACAGGGCATGCCGCTGGAAATGCTCTATAACGCCAAGGCCGATCGGCTGTACGTCACCACGGCGAAGCCCGGGTTCGTCAATCTGTATGACAACAGCGATCCTCGAAAGCCGAAATTCCTCAAGACGATCCCTGCGGCTGCCGGTGCTCACCACAGTGTGCTGTCGCCGGACGAACGCTACCTCTTCGTCCAGAACAGCCTGCTCAATTTGGACGGCATGAGCGACGGCTCGATCACCGTCATCGATCTCAAAAACGATACGGTCATGGGAAGTATCGACACATTGAAATCGGCTGGATTCAATCCGAACTGCATTATGCTATTGCCCAATCATTTTCAGAAGGGCTCGATGAGGGCGAGCGCGAAGTAG
- a CDS encoding phosphatidylcholine/phosphatidylserine synthase — MAETRRKHFSMIREFHVADVLTLANAACGLGAVLFSMLYMESRSPTYFFAAAALAPGALLFDWLDGRVARVRHEHSALGRELDSLADVISFGVAPAALGFAAGLRGEWDWFALMYFVCCGVSRLARYNVTAEQLSAGQDKVAYFEGTPIPTTSVLTAILAVAAWQGRVGDHLYGGVWTIGPWELHPLVLMFILSGSLMISKTLKIPKI, encoded by the coding sequence ATGGCCGAGACGCGCCGGAAACATTTTTCGATGATTCGCGAGTTTCACGTCGCGGATGTTCTGACGCTTGCCAATGCCGCCTGCGGACTCGGAGCCGTCCTGTTCAGCATGCTCTATATGGAAAGCCGCTCGCCGACCTATTTTTTCGCCGCCGCGGCCCTTGCGCCCGGTGCGCTATTGTTCGACTGGCTCGATGGCCGCGTTGCCCGCGTACGGCACGAGCATTCGGCGCTCGGCCGCGAGTTGGATTCCCTGGCCGACGTCATCTCGTTCGGCGTGGCGCCGGCGGCGCTCGGGTTCGCGGCCGGCCTGCGCGGAGAATGGGACTGGTTTGCGTTGATGTACTTTGTCTGTTGCGGCGTCAGCCGGCTGGCGAGGTACAACGTGACCGCAGAACAATTATCCGCAGGGCAGGACAAGGTCGCCTACTTCGAAGGGACACCGATTCCGACCACCTCGGTGCTCACGGCCATCCTGGCGGTTGCGGCGTGGCAGGGGCGAGTGGGCGACCACCTGTACGGAGGTGTGTGGACGATCGGTCCCTGGGAGCTGCACCCGCTGGTGCTGATGTTCATTTTGTCGGGCAGCCTGATGATCAGCAAGACACTCAAGATCCCGAAGATATGA
- a CDS encoding SPFH domain-containing protein, whose amino-acid sequence MLAVAIAGALSGCVAVEAGHEGVLVEQPFFFGHGGVDPVPSKTGRVWVAPTTKVVDVDVRPLQYSEHFDIISAENAPVSFDAFMIANVVEGRSPELISRYGPNWYQNNVKEAFRTFVREEVQKYPLFQLTTDPTTRNKLQEAIAREVQTKLIEKQSIPVRLNRVVVGSILPPKGVVEQTTQTIVQEQRKITMVEFQKAEEAREKAEKQRGIADRAYRESLGLTAPEFVDLRRIEVQKEIVQHSPTALTVIMGLERVGINMPPLASEK is encoded by the coding sequence GTGCTGGCCGTCGCGATAGCGGGTGCACTTAGCGGCTGCGTGGCGGTCGAGGCGGGACATGAGGGAGTTCTGGTCGAACAGCCGTTCTTCTTCGGGCATGGCGGTGTCGATCCGGTGCCGTCCAAGACGGGCCGCGTGTGGGTCGCGCCGACGACAAAGGTCGTCGATGTGGATGTCCGTCCGCTTCAATACTCCGAGCATTTCGATATCATCTCGGCCGAGAACGCTCCGGTGTCTTTCGACGCGTTCATGATCGCCAATGTCGTCGAAGGCCGCTCACCGGAACTCATCTCCCGCTACGGGCCCAACTGGTATCAGAATAATGTGAAAGAGGCCTTCCGGACATTCGTACGTGAAGAAGTGCAGAAGTACCCGCTCTTCCAGTTGACGACGGATCCCACGACGCGCAACAAGCTACAAGAAGCCATCGCGCGCGAAGTGCAGACCAAACTCATTGAAAAGCAGAGCATACCGGTACGGCTGAACCGGGTGGTGGTCGGAAGCATCCTGCCCCCGAAGGGCGTCGTCGAACAGACCACGCAGACCATCGTGCAGGAACAGCGCAAGATCACGATGGTGGAATTCCAGAAGGCCGAGGAGGCGCGTGAAAAGGCGGAAAAGCAGCGCGGCATCGCCGACCGGGCTTATCGGGAGTCGCTCGGGCTGACCGCACCGGAATTCGTCGATTTGCGCCGTATCGAAGTCCAGAAAGAAATCGTACAGCATTCCCCGACGGCTTTGACGGTGATCATGGGCTTGGAACGGGTCGGCATCAACATGCCGCCGTTGGCATCCGAAAAATAG